The following proteins come from a genomic window of Montipora capricornis isolate CH-2021 chromosome 9, ASM3666992v2, whole genome shotgun sequence:
- the LOC138016989 gene encoding melanopsin-like, producing the protein MESSLQSKESLGQRSDDIKSPSSDWLLCLVIIDFIFGFVIVTGNASLFITICRDPCKCLRSPSTFLIANLSVADFFMGTVSLLRAAELLYKYNGIPDVPVLNITGYFIGAVSILAAVSTLMAMSYERYVAIIKPFRYPQAITTKRVKVAMAGIWVNAFVMCVLPLSSVKQEIFLFTYCYSHFVIPSFVLTVMYVKIYKQIALLRKELKEVRASLSAVTRTRQLERERRMVMAFILILILFYLSFLPYFVFVQILFFCSLRDSGALYMFRLIANEFLTVSSLVDPFMYAWRLPKFNRSLRLCFQLLKSRNVVTVWKGTTSHPLHKPVSPVLPKKLVQNSDPQGEAGMPVTHRSKNISPV; encoded by the coding sequence ATGGAGTCATCTCTTCAAAGCAAGGAAAGCCTAGGGCAAAGATCAGATGATATCAAGTCACCAAGCTCAGATTGGTTGCTTTGTTTGGTCATTATTGACTTCatttttggttttgttattGTCACCGGCAATGCCTCTCTTTTCATTACAATTTGTCGAGATCCTTGCAAATGTTTGCGGTCGCCATCAACGTTTCTAATCGCTAATCTCTCTGTTGCGGATTTCTTTATGGGAACTGTAAGTTTGCTCAGAGCCGCCGAATTGCTGTACAAATACAACGGGATACCAGACGTACCTGTCCTTAATATTACTGGATACTTCATCGGAGCAGTATCGATACTTGCTGCGGTATCGACACTGATGGCAATGTCCTACGAACGGTATGTTGCCATAATTAAACCTTTCCGATACCCGCAAGCCATCACTACTAAGAGGGTGAAAGTCGCTATGGCCGGAATTTGGGTGAACGCTTTTGTGATGTGTGTCCTTCCATTGTCGTCCGTAAAGCAGGAGATTTTTTTGTTCACGTACTGTTATTCTCATTTTGTAATACCATCGTTTGTGCTAACGGTCATGTATGTCAAAATTTACAAACAGATTGCTCTGTTAAGGAAGGAACTTAAGGAAGTTCGAGCAAGTTTGTCGGCTGTCACCAGAACTCGACAACTTGAGAGGGAAAGAAGAATGGTCATGGCTTTTATCTTGATCTTAATTCTATTTTATTTGTCCTTTCTTCCTTATTTCGTCTTtgtacaaattcttttcttctgCTCTCTTCGAGACTCCGGTGCTTTGTACATGTTTAGACTAATTGCAAACGAATTTTTAACGGTGAGTTCTTTGGTCGACCCTTTCATGTATGCTTGGAGGCTTCCAAAATTCAATCGCTCGTTGCGGCTGTGCTTTCAACTTCTCAAAAGCAGAAATGTTGTCACGGTGTGGAAGGGCACCACTTCGCATCCTCTTCACAAACCTGTTTCACCTGTGCTTCCGAAAAAGTTAGTTCAGAATTCAGATCCACAAGGGGAAGCTGGAATGCCTGTGACTCATCGTTCTAAAAATATCAGCCCTGTATAA